The sequence below is a genomic window from Gossypium hirsutum isolate 1008001.06 chromosome A11, Gossypium_hirsutum_v2.1, whole genome shotgun sequence.
aacAGTTCaaaaaatttatcatatatttttattaatataaaaaataatagttcaaaaaatacattgttaatataaaaaatatcttatatataatatatattatttatttcgattaattcgattaattactCTATTTCtaaccgaattaatcgataaataaaatttcaaaaaattattaacctaTCTCTGAccgaattaaatttaattttaactaaattataaACACTACATTTACAAACAAACAAGAGTGGGATCAGATACAGGATCTACCTTCATTCTCCATTGCTTTTCCCCCTACAATCTCTTAATCTTCTTACAATATTCACATGTTCGGCAACTTTCCTACATCTTCTGTTCTAATTTGTCTTCCCAATTCTCGATTATcataaattagaaagcttgttatcttcttctttttgcttCTTTGTATTCTAACGGTCAAGTTCAttttatagatataaaaataaaaaactatttaattaatataattatttacagTATCGTTTTGTGTTTAATAATTATCttgaactttaattaaattaaaagtcgagttatataaaaaaatttaaataaaaggcaaaactcttttaaaattttttttaaaattgattcaaCGTTATATTTCATCcgtaaataagatgataattattAGAGTTGTGTAACCTGAATCCCGTCATTTgttatagaaataaaataaagaggcaAAATAGGGGAATCTGTGGAGGCGAAGTATTAAGGGTTGAATTAGTATAGgaataggactatacttcttCTATTAAGTATTGATTACAACAGACTTGTTTAGctcttaaatagatgtagtcgaactCCTATTGTATTATGTGTTTTTCAACATAGTGAAATTCTCATTCTCTACTCATGATTTTTCCCTATAAaagtttttcacgtaaaatctatatattcttatttttttttcttattacttTGCGATCATTTCTACTACTATTATTGATGTGGATTATAACTACAACAAAATATAAGTAACGTAATGAACTAACTTTTCTTTTGTGGGACGTAATTGAAAACAGAGAAggacatatttttaaaattaaaaagtaaaataatggagtGTGCATAAGCCAAAGAAGATTTTTGTCTCACATCTAATGTCCTAATGCTTGATTCTTGCTGGCAGTAAACATCGAACTTTGCAAAACATCTGGGGGGAGTAACTCTTCAATCTTCATAACCAATCGAGGCACGTAAttgcatttaaataataatgCTTCATATCTcagattatttattattaacaccTCTATAAACTATTATTACTGTTATTGTGAATTGAATCTTAGTTCGCTTAGAATATGGGTTTAAGTACGTTAAAGtgtattatccttttatttatacGTTGAGAAGATGTTATAAGTAATTCTAAACATtatatcaaaacaaaaaataaatatgatcaaAACTTACTATTATTAtggattgagtcttagttcattTGGAATGTCGGTTCGAGTacgttgaagtgcattatcctcttatttatgggtcgAGAAGATGTTATAAGTAGTTCTAAACATTgtttcaaaacaaaaaataaatataatcaaaacttaCTATTATTGTGGATTGAATCTTAGTTCATTTGGAATGTGGGTTTGAGTACgttaaagcgcattatcctcttatttataggttaAGAAGAGATTATAAGTAGTTCTAAACATTGTatcagaacaaaaaaaaaacaaatataatcaaaacttatgacataatttcaaaatagaagaagaaaaacaaactaTGTTTGGGATAAATACTTTTTGTAATATGAATTCTAAATTGCTCACAattgaaatattttgttttaatctataaaaattaacatatttatttatactaaattaaGTCACCCTGagtaaaaaagaatattttatataaaaatatttaaaaaaacttatatataaatatttcttcttttaggaagtatagattattaattagaaaaagaaaaagtgaccTTCATAATAATAGAAAACACATGTGGATGCCCTTAAAGGACAAAATAGAATCAGATTACAGGCAAATGTAGACCTACTAGGGCAAGTAATGACACGATTTAAGGGTCACAAGTCCTTATTGGTTACTATAATACcaaattttcttcttcaaaaacaaaatcaaaatttccttCTTGCATCCTACTCTTTGGTCTTTTCTCATCTCTTTCATCAAagtaaaacaaatgaaaatagtAATAGCAAGAAAGGAATGAActacaaatgaatttgtttattcGTGTGGGGTGTTACTCGTATTTATTGGAAAGTTTGCAAGTACTTAATAACAACGAATAGTCGAAGAAGGGTCAAAACAGGCTCGATATCGTGACAAGTAGGTAAGGCTCGTCAGGACAATGATGTAAACCCTAGGCAAATGTGGCATCGACGTCGTGACGAGGAAAGTCTGCACGTCACGACGTGTTCTCCTATTTGATAGCCACATTTTAAACTTCAAGCAAAACTGTGTTCTCCCAGTTGAACTCTGATTATTATAaggatattttaatatgattaaaactcTAATCTAGTCTAtttaaatgggtcattgtatctCTATTTTGATATACCAATCAACAAGGGCTTTTCTTTTGGGGGCGGCAATATATAGTCTCAGATAAGTTTTTTTGTGAGAATTTCATGGTAACTATGAAGATAATTTTGTTCTCGAGTTAAGATTTTATTTTCGGGGTTTTGAGTTTATACGTTTagtatatttagatttatttttttcataatgttatattgtttgtttactcatttaatgaaaattttatactttttttgcCTGTGATTTTTTCCTCTTGGAGggttttttatgaaaaatatttgtgTCCATTCCTCTCCATTTTTATTATCTCTTTATTTATACGAACCAATCCTcacaatttaaaaaagaaaatgaatcaaTTAAAACAAGAATTGGGACCAAAGTATATCACCAACCTTGTCCCTTACTAAACCAAAGAAAGAAAggtatgaaaaaaatatttttttatgtgcaTAAATGGCTAaccaaaagaaaattattttcctaaagtttcagaaaaatcaacttatttagcCCACCTAATTTTTTTTGCATGTGATCATGTTGGCATCGAAATCTACGGCAGCGAATGCCTACCCACACCCTAATCAATTCATCCCCCAATCATTATAAAATAATGCAAACAGCATACTGTCCATTGCTTGCTAATTGTCATCACAAGTCACGTGACCATGCATGACCATGTTTATTAGGTGGATGATGCTGATTGTCACATGCATCATACGATACATACATATAAAGAAAGGTAAAATAGCAGAAAAATAGGGACATTTTCCCTAAAGAAttaaaagtgataaaaagggtattCAGAAAAGGTGAAGGCGAAGGAATCCTAGACCGTAGAAGAAACGAAACCCCGTCACTTCGTCAGTGGTTATATCGTAATTTAGTAGAGCCCTAGACCCAAATGTTAAGGGAATCCTGTTGTAAAcgccagaaaaaaaaaaaaaaaggaacccTTCACCAATACGTTGCCGAATCGCGGCGCTTCGTTCATACTAAAATAGAGAAGCGGACATCAGAAGCTCTACCCTCACTCTCTCACTTAAGGCGTGTGATAACAAGCCATCAACTAGACCAATCCTAAGGTGGCATGCGAGCGTGGATACCCAGTAGCGAGTGAGAAGTGTTAGTTAAACAACCCCGTgcaaattaaaaaacaattaggGCAGCGAAACATGATCCGCATGAGATGGTAATTGATTTGAGAGAGAAGGTAATGCtaactaataaatattaatttttttcctcaATTTTAGGAAAATAGAATAAGAGTGAGAAAAACTTAAATCGATTCCAAAAATTAGAtaagaagtttaaattttaaattaaataattttaattttttgaggtaacgagttattcgaattaattcaaataaaaaaattaaaatttttaatttaactcgaatataaattacatatttaatttatttaaaaatctaaatagaaattaataaaattataacattttaataaatattaataatcatGTACCtcatctactagttaaataatcaatTAATGTAAAACAACATTGAGTGTAATAATAGTATTCATTAAGTTGATCGAATACACACTCTAAAATGAATTTGGTTTTTtaggtttttattattttatttaattgaagatattttttaaataattgtttatGATGTTTTTTCTTCCATTGACATTTGTGCCTCTCTGTTAACCTCGTTGGTCGGTCTTATTTTTTACACTGTTTTTCACTCTGGTGGTGTACTCTTCTATATTACTGTTCGAAACAATGCGATAAGAGGCTATTCTTGCTGGTTTTTTGTTAGGGGTTTAGTGTTCGAGAGAGAAAAATCAGAGCCATAGATTTCTAAtcctttttttcatcttttttttctgttAGATCTAGCAGTATCGAATtcgattttcttttgttttcgtTTTGAGTTCTCTTGAGAAGGCAAAACGGTAGAGAGGAGGCTTTGTTGAGCGTGTCTAAGACCACCCTATTCATGCATCAAATGATTGCCACTTACTTCATTCAGTGAGTCCTATATATAGTCCTTTTAACACTCTTTGCTCTCTGCATTGTTTAAGCAATGTTCTCTCCAGCTTCACTACTTTCTTTGAGCTCCCTCTACGTTCTTCTGGTTTTATTATCATGTTTCTATGGAGGGGTTTCTTCTGTTCCCACTAAGGTTGGAAAAGGGTACCGTTTGATCTCAGCTGAGGAGACCTCTGATGGTGGCTTTTTGGGTCACCTTCAGGTCAAGCAAAAGAACAGCATTTATGGTCCTGATATTCCTCTCTTGCAACTTTATGTCAAGTAAGTCATCAGTCTAGTTTTACTCTTAATCTTTGCCTCTTTTGCATTTACATTCCtcttaatcaaaatttcttcctttttttttgtttctaaagGCATGAGACGGGAGATCGTTTGAGGGTACACATAACAGATGCTGAGAAGCAGAGATGGGAAGTTCCGTATAATCTTATACCAAGGGAGCAACCACCCGCATCGACGCAAACGATTGGGAGATCAAGAAAGAACCTTTTAACAGTGTCGGAGCTTGCAGGGTCTGAGCTCATATTCAGCTTCACATCCGACCCTTTTAGCTTTGCGGTGAAAAGGAAATCAAATGGGCAGACCCTTTTCAATTCCAGCTCTGGTGGGTCGGACTCATTCGGAGAAATGGTGTTTAAGGACCAGTACTTGGAGATATCCACACAGTTGCCTAAAGATGCTTCACTGTATGGACTTGGAGAGAACACTCAACCGCATGGCATTAAGCTGTATCCCAATGACCCTTACACGTTGTACACAACCGATGTGTCGGCTATTAACCTCAACACTGATTTGTACGGATCCCACCCTGTTTACATGGACTTGAGGAATGTGGGTGGTGAGCCATTTGCACATGCTGTTCTCTTGTTGAACAGCAATGGCATGGATGTGTTTTACAAAGGGAAATCATTGACGTATAAGATTATTGGTGGTGTTTTTGACTTTTACTTCTTTTCTGGCCCCACTCCCCTTGACGTTGTTGATCAGTACACCTCTTTCATCGGCAGGCCAGCTCCCATGCCTTACTGGTCTCTAGGTATGCGTTTCATTTTCTCACTTGCATTGCATTAGGTTTAATGTTTTCCTATTTTGTTTCAAgtatttgtttatgttcttcacTGTGGAAATTGCGTTGGGTTTAATAGAAAAAAGGTCTCGAGTTAAATCTAATGAAATTGACTTTAATAGAAAAAAGGTCTCGAGCTAAATCTAACGAAATTGACTCAAATACAATCTTTTATGATACGACTAATATTCCCCTTTTTATATTGAAAGGGTTAGATTTTGATGATAAATGTTGCATTAAATAAACCATGTGCTGCATAATTTTGAATCATAATAGGGCAATATGTCGGTGTAAGACAACACCACAGATTTTAAATGTGATGAGGATGGACGATTAGGAGATGTAGAGCGTGGCAATGTATTAAGATGAAGATATTTTATTCCCATTTTAATATGGTTAGGTGGATTGGTCCCATAtccaattttactttattttctttgtttaaagTACCCATCAATATGGGTCTAATAATTATGCAGAACCAACTTTCTAGATTTAAGAGATCTTTTTTCATTAATCAATGCTGAAATGACTTTAGGCATTTTAGGTCTTAAGTTGTtagataaataatttagtaaaagcCCCCAGGAGGCAGTGTgttttttttcacatatttcaccTTGACTACGTGAGTTAGATAGGCACTATGTCATCTTATCATAATGCTTGGGGCAATTAATTATTAGGCCCTGGCTTGATGCTAACCTTAGGTGCACCCTCAAGTAGTGTGTCTGGTGTCCACACATGGTCAGTTTATGGTCCCTAGCCTATGGGGTATGTAAAGTGAACTTTTGTGTTCTACCTTCATGTTATAGCACCTTTTGTGTCGGTAGATGCATGATCAAAGTTAAAAACTAGTACTTTTCCCTCGACAAAGGTACCCTTTCAACGTATAATAAACAGGTACGCCTCACCTGTGAGGCTTGTGTTTTTTACAATGCTTGGGCAAACAGAGAATACATGTGATATATTATGTATCCCCATGATCTTGACTGATGTGTTTGTATTATGGCAATAGCATGTGACGTTGTCACTGCGTGTCATGGATTATAGTTAGAATAGTAAATATTTACTAGAGTTATAGAGGAATCCTTGCATTTACGTCTCGTCATTTCGATGCTATCATGAAATTTTGCTGCAGTGTTTCATCCCAATACTTGATATGGACTTCTTTTCTCAGTCTTATGATAAATGGAACCAAGTTAAAAGAAGAAGTGAACAACATATATAATATTGGTTATTAGATTTTGTTTTCGTGTAACATTAAGCTTCCTCTGTCTGGTTTAGAGATACTCCTAATAGGAGGATGCTTGAGGATTATTGTAATATCTTACCATGACGttgagatgaataaaatatattcatttttcTCTTTGTTTCTATGAATTTGATTTACAGGGTTTCACCAATGCCGATGGGGTTACCATAACCTCTCTGTAGTTGAAGATGTAGTTGAGAATTACAGGAAGGCCCAGATCCCACTTGATGTGATCTGGAATGATGATGATCATATGGATGGCCATAAGGACTTCACCCTCAACCCCGTAAACTACCCTCGTTCGAAGCTTCTTGCATTCTTGGACAAAATACATAACAGAGGCATGAAATACATTGTCATCATTGATCCTGGAATTGGTGTTAATTCCAGTTATGGTGTATACCAAAGAGGCATTGCCAACGATGTATTTATCAAGTATGACGGTGAGCCTTACTTGGCCCAAGTGTGGCCCGGGGCTGTTAATTTCCCGGACTTCCTCAACCCTAAAACTGTTGCATGGTGGGGTGATGAAATCAAACGTTTCCATGAACTGGTCCCTGTTGATGGGCTTTGGATCGACATGAATGAAGCTTCGAACTTCTGTTCTGGGAAGTGCACGATACCGAAAGGCAAGCAGTGCCCGAGTGGGACTGGCCCTGGTTGGATTTGTTGCTTGGACTGCAAGAACATAACAAAGACGAGGTGGGACGATCCACCATACAAGATCAATGCTTCAGGCTTGCAGGTACCTGTTGGGTTCAAAACTATTGCCACTAGCGCGGTTCACTACAACGGTGTTCTAGAGTACGATGCTCACAGTCTTTACGGCTTTTCACAAGCCATAGCAACTCACAAGGCACTCCAAGGGCTTGAGGGAAAACGGCCATTTATATTATCACGATCTACATATGTTGGTTCAGGAAAATATGCTGCTCATTGGACAGGTGACAATAAGGGCACTTGGGAAGATTTGAAGTATTCTATAACTACAGTGTTgaacttcggtatatttggggtTCCAATGGTTGGTGCAGATATATGTGGGTTCTATCCTGCCCCAACTGAAGAGTTGTGTAACCGTTGGATTGAAGTCGGTGCTTTTTACCCTTTCTCTAGGGATCATGCAAATTACTATTCTCCAAGGCAGGAGCTTTATCAATGGAAGACTGTCACCAAATCTGCTCAAAATGCACTAGGTATGAGGTATAAACTTCTTCCTTACCTCTACACACTCAACTATTTGGCTCATACAAGCGGAGCACCAATAGCCAGGCCACTTTTCTTCTCATTTCCTGCTTACATGGAGTGCTATGGGCTGAGCACCCAATTCTTGCTCGGAAGCAGTCTCATGGTGTCTCCGGTGCTTGAGCAGGGGAAAACATCAGTCAAAGCACTCTTCCCGCCCGGTTCTTGGTACAGTCTCTTTGATATGACACAAACCATAGTGTCAAAGGGACAGTACTTCATGCTCAATGCGCCGTTGCATGTGGTCAATGTACATTTGTATCAAAACACCATACTACCAATGCAGCAAGGAGGAATGATTTCCAAGGAAGCTAGAATGACACCATTTACTCTTATAGTAACCTTCCCTGCCGGGGCTAGCGAAGCACAAGCCAAAGGCAACCTCTATCTCGACAATGACGAGCTTCCAGAAATGAAACTCGGAAACGGGTATTCAACATATGTTGACTTATACGCCACATTGAAGCAGGGATCGGTGAAGATCTGGTCAGAAGTTCAGGAGAGTAAGTTTGCTTTAGAAAAAGGTtggaaaattgagaaaataacAGTGTTGGGATTGAGTGGAAGTGTAGACACGTCTGGACTTGAAATTAATGGAAGTCCAGTAGCCAATGGTGCAATTAATGGAAGTCCAGTAGCCAATGGTGCTTCCAACATAGAATTGAGTTCAATGAAACAGATGCATTTGCAGGATGTTGAAGATGGGGTTGGCAAGAAGTCGTTAATGGTGGAACTTTCAGGCTTGAATTTATATGTTGGAAAGAACTTTGACATGTCCATGAAAATGGGGGTACaaggttgatgattatggtgtttatgtactttttttttccattttcattgTTGATGGTTTACTGTTTACTGTTCGTCATGGTGAAGCGATGAACTTTAACTGCAACAGTCATCCTTCTCCATGTCAAAAGAAGAAGGGTTCAAATCTTGATTGGTGCCTTGGTGGCAGTAATGCAAATTTGATGTTATAATTTCAgttgttttttaattttggaaattgaaatccaatttttatttcttttaattcaggACAGATCTTGGGTTTAGGCTCAAAGTCTATTGGGCTAAATGATCAATCCGATGAACACTAATAAATCCCGTTATCATGCGTAATGATCCAATATCTGTGAATAAGTTGCTTGTTTGCTTTGCTGCTTGAATGGACTTTGAAAggtaccaaaaaagaaaaagatatattTTTCAAAAGCCCAATCAACCGATGAAGATCGTCAGTTTTCAAACAGGAGGGTAAATTTGCTTTAGACAAAGGTtggaaaattgagaaaataacAGTGTTGGGATGGAGACATTGAGTGGAAGTGTAGACACGTCTGGACTTGAAATTAATGGAAGTCCAGTAGCCAATGGTGCTTCCAACATAGAATTGAGCTCAATGGAACAGATGCATTTGCAGGATGTTGAAGATGGGGTTGACAAGAAGAAATCGTTAATGGTGGAACTTTCAGGCTTGAACTTCTATGTTGGATGGAACTTTGACATGTCCATGAAAATGGGAGTACaaggttgatgattatggtgctatgtactatttttttttccattttcattgTTGAACAGTAACAATGTTGGCATGTCCATTAATGGTTTTTACAAGCTACGCTGCAGGAAAGCTTTGAAATCTATGCCCTCCGAATCACCGAAGACAAAGATCTAAAGCTTGTATATTGTACCTACATTTATGGTTGCTGAAAGGGGAATAGATcattccttcattttcttttaggtATTTACAGGGGACGCATTTGATTTGATAGTGATGATTAGCTTGTGTGATCAGGTAGGTGGCAGAGTGGTTGTAGTTGAGCGTAATACTATTAGCTTGTGTGATCAGTTAGGTGGCAGAGTGGTTGTCCTCTCTTGGAGATAAACGAGTTCCCGCTAAAAAGTGGATAGTCCGTTAGAAGATAAAGtgtattagttgataaagtgtaTTAGTCGGATGATATAAGGTAGAGGGCCATCCACGAGTGCCTCTCAAGTAGTTTCACACCGTGTCATGTGTCCAAGCCAGGTAGGGATATAacaattatttattaattgtttattaaaattttaatatataattgttaaaataattataattactttattgattattttttaattaaatcatacGATAAATGATTCTGTCAAATTATGGTTATGATCTTATTTCACATAATTTAGTTTCTTTACTTTTATAATCTTATTAAATAGCCCACAGTTTTAATTACTCTTGTTAAAATACTGatgcaaattttatttttaaaaatactcaTTTGAACTTATCATGTTGAAATAGAATTTTTTCTTTGTGTATTAAAAAAGTGTTTAAAGAATAATTCACATCAATATTTTAACAAGAATAGTAAAGATACTGCTTGGGGTTAATTAATGTCATTGTAAAAATAAAAGACCatgttatataaaattaaaatataaggactaaatctcaaatttgactTAAAATATGTGTCACAAATTTTATACAAACTCTTTCATATTTATAAATGGCTAATCCGAATTTATTTATCCCTATACATAATTTTTGCTCAAACTcaataaatttatacaaaaaggcTAATAAATTGGATGGACTGTGAAATTGGAAAaaatttgggtactaaaatgaaCATTGAAGTCAAACTCTGTAAAGAATTGGAAAAAAAAGAGTGGTTAGATACCAAACTGAATATTTAAATCAAAACATGTACCATATTGTATATTATCCCTTTCTAATTTAACTGGTTACTTAGTTAAATCGGCCCTTTAAGCAGACTTCGAGACCCATGGAAGGACTTAATTGATATGTTCAAagacttaattaaaacattttaaattttaggaCTATTTAGAATCTGACTAAATAGTTCGGGGACTAACTAATGAAATTAATCATCTTATTAAACCCTAAATCAATAAATTGCTTCATTTTATTAGCTTTACTCTTTGGTAGCTGCCCCTTCTCTCCTCTCCTTTACCAGTGAGTACTACTGAAATTTGCAGAATTTCTTTTAATTGTTTCTATTTCGTAATCGTTGAGTTtccttaatttataattttttatatcacttttttgaaaaaaaaaacatttcggTGTTGTTGATTTGCTTGCTCTatgattttcatttaattttttttcccgaTTCAACATCTGATCTGAGTTAAATTTCCCAGATCTGTACAAAATGGTAAACTTGGCAGTTTTTTGAATAACACGGATTGGCCTCTTAGCAACAATTGGGGTTTTGATGTGGGAACTACGATTGGGTCTTCAACAGCTTGAGAGGGGCATCTGAAGTATAGAATGACGAATGAACTTCCATTGATACCCGATCAACTTAGTGTTGGAAGGAAGCAAGATCGTTTCCCTGTTTCTTTTTTTGCTTCTGTCGGTCAGATAGTTCGTCTCCTTTGTACTTTAGATGTCTCTTCCATGCTGTTTGAAGTTGTTTGTAGGTCTACTAATCTCCAAGAACAAGTTCAATGACTTCATTTTTTAGCAGAAGCTGAGTCGAAGTGGAGATTGTTCGAAAAACACTAGAAGTTTGAACAATTTGATCTACCGTGGTCAGAGATATTCAATGCTTAAATCTGAATCTTAATTACCTAATTTGATTTCATTATACGTATCTTCATTTAACTTTCTAATTGACTTAATTTTTCAGGAGTTGAAAAAAAAGAAGCAAGAGAGCTATGCTACCTTCACTAATAATATCGTATGCACATTATACTATAATACTATAAACCCATCTTATTTATAAATCACTTTAGTACTTTGATTTGGTTGTGGTGAGTTTCGAAAAAGGATTTATGCCTGACAATGAATGTTCAACTTTTTTAGTTCTTTTAGTTTTCTTGATGTATTTAGAAGAATCTTTGATGGTCATATTCGATACCCATATCACAATATGCGTCACACAGACACTGTTGAAACCGAACAACCTAGAGTTTTAGGGCCTGTATAgtagtatttaaaaaatacatttctCACTCCAAAaacacttttagaaacacttttaGAAAGAAAGcatgaaaagttaaaatttttagtttttttctctcctaaaaatatttttagtgcttaattacttaTCACCTCTCTAATAATATGGTACTCTTTTTTtattggtgcttaattacaaatgtattaaaataattaattaaaaataaaaaatattttttaaaatactaattacaaatatttaatgattatatttaaatatttaaaatatagtttatatattctaattaaattttataaataattaatatttatttgttaaaaatatttaaaatttatttcatatattaaaatattaacaagttataataattttttttatatttctactaaaatataataatattaactaatttaaattgtatttaaatgcatatttgttacttgataataacatatctaaaatagatattttattttttaaaaatactttttgacagcaatgttgaatactcaaattttaaactaaacttttcaaaagcattgctaAACTATCCCTTAATATCAGACCAGATAACCTAATGTTTAGGATTCTCCTTGCTTCTCCAATTCTGCATGGACTTTTGCATTGAAACTGTATATATTGTTAGAATCTTTCTAAGcactatatatatacacttttgcATGTTTATACGTTTGAAGGTACAGACTTGAAAATGCATGTCTTGACCTCTGTTTTTTTGCCGTATATATCCGGCATCAATGCCTCGAGTCGTTCTTAGAGCCCTTAAGAAGAGGGGTATGATATACATTCGTACATAGTTTTATATTTATGCATTGGAAAATCATGATCAAAACCAACTTAATGACAATCAACCTTACTTGATTAATTTGTTGTGCATCTGTATCTCTGTTGCATCTCTATTTTCTGCAATATCAAGGGTTCTTTATTTCTCAAGTGATCAGTCTGGGGTTGCCTTTCTGCACGGTTCTTCATTTCGATCGTTTATTCGTATTCTCTTACATTTCAAGGGTTGGCAACTAGACTCTAAAAATGAGGTATCGGTATAATTTCTCTACTACAATATCTATCACTTCGAACTTACAACACTTgcctattttttgttgttttagctCTCTGTAGCCTTTCCTTGGTTTGTTCAGAAGAATCTGCTAC
It includes:
- the LOC107936785 gene encoding alpha-xylosidase 1 isoform X1, with protein sequence MFSPASLLSLSSLYVLLVLLSCFYGGVSSVPTKVGKGYRLISAEETSDGGFLGHLQVKQKNSIYGPDIPLLQLYVKHETGDRLRVHITDAEKQRWEVPYNLIPREQPPASTQTIGRSRKNLLTVSELAGSELIFSFTSDPFSFAVKRKSNGQTLFNSSSGGSDSFGEMVFKDQYLEISTQLPKDASLYGLGENTQPHGIKLYPNDPYTLYTTDVSAINLNTDLYGSHPVYMDLRNVGGEPFAHAVLLLNSNGMDVFYKGKSLTYKIIGGVFDFYFFSGPTPLDVVDQYTSFIGRPAPMPYWSLGFHQCRWGYHNLSVVEDVVENYRKAQIPLDVIWNDDDHMDGHKDFTLNPVNYPRSKLLAFLDKIHNRGMKYIVIIDPGIGVNSSYGVYQRGIANDVFIKYDGEPYLAQVWPGAVNFPDFLNPKTVAWWGDEIKRFHELVPVDGLWIDMNEASNFCSGKCTIPKGKQCPSGTGPGWICCLDCKNITKTRWDDPPYKINASGLQVPVGFKTIATSAVHYNGVLEYDAHSLYGFSQAIATHKALQGLEGKRPFILSRSTYVGSGKYAAHWTGDNKGTWEDLKYSITTVLNFGIFGVPMVGADICGFYPAPTEELCNRWIEVGAFYPFSRDHANYYSPRQELYQWKTVTKSAQNALGMRYKLLPYLYTLNYLAHTSGAPIARPLFFSFPAYMECYGLSTQFLLGSSLMVSPVLEQGKTSVKALFPPGSWYSLFDMTQTIVSKGQYFMLNAPLHVVNVHLYQNTILPMQQGGMISKEARMTPFTLIVTFPAGASEAQAKGNLYLDNDELPEMKLGNGYSTYVDLYATLKQGSVKIWSEVQESKFALEKGWKIEKITVLGLSGSVDTSGLEINGSPVANGAINGSPVANGASNIELSSMKQMHLQDVEDGVGKKSLMVELSGLNLYVGKNFDMSMKMGVQG
- the LOC107936785 gene encoding alpha-xylosidase 1 isoform X2, with amino-acid sequence MFSPASLLSLSSLYVLLVLLSCFYGGVSSVPTKVGKGYRLISAEETSDGGFLGHLQVKQKNSIYGPDIPLLQLYVKHETGDRLRVHITDAEKQRWEVPYNLIPREQPPASTQTIGRSRKNLLTVSELAGSELIFSFTSDPFSFAVKRKSNGQTLFNSSSGGSDSFGEMVFKDQYLEISTQLPKDASLYGLGENTQPHGIKLYPNDPYTLYTTDVSAINLNTDLYGSHPVYMDLRNVGGEPFAHAVLLLNSNGMDVFYKGKSLTYKIIGGVFDFYFFSGPTPLDVVDQYTSFIGRPAPMPYWSLGFHQCRWGYHNLSVVEDVVENYRKAQIPLDVIWNDDDHMDGHKDFTLNPVNYPRSKLLAFLDKIHNRGMKYIVIIDPGIGVNSSYGVYQRGIANDVFIKYDGEPYLAQVWPGAVNFPDFLNPKTVAWWGDEIKRFHELVPVDGLWIDMNEASNFCSGKCTIPKGKQCPSGTGPGWICCLDCKNITKTRWDDPPYKINASGLQVPVGFKTIATSAVHYNGVLEYDAHSLYGFSQAIATHKALQGLEGKRPFILSRSTYVGSGKYAAHWTGDNKGTWEDLKYSITTVLNFGIFGVPMVGADICGFYPAPTEELCNRWIEVGAFYPFSRDHANYYSPRQELYQWKTVTKSAQNALGMRYKLLPYLYTLNYLAHTSGAPIARPLFFSFPAYMECYGLSTQFLLGSSLMVSPVLEQGKTSVKALFPPGSWYSLFDMTQTIVSKGQYFMLNAPLHVVNVHLYQNTILPMQQGGMISKEARMTPFTLIVTFPAGASEAQAKGNLYLDNDELPEMKLGNGYSTYVDLYATLKQGSVKIWSEVQESKFALEKGWKIEKITVLGLSGSVDTSGLEINGSPVANGASNIELSSMKQMHLQDVEDGVGKKSLMVELSGLNLYVGKNFDMSMKMGVQG